In Streptomyces sp. Li-HN-5-11, the sequence GTGGGCTACGACGTCGAGTATCTCGTGTACCAGATCTCCCGAGAACTGGGCCTGACCCAGGACTGGCCGGTTGTGATCGTCGGTATCGGCAACCTCGGCGCGGCCCTCGCCAACTACGGCGGCTTCGCCTCCCGCGGCTTCCGCATCGCCGCCCTCATCGACGCCGACCCCGCGATGGCCGGAAAGCCCGTCGCCGGTATTCCGGTCCAGCACAGCGACGACCTGGAGAAGATCATCCAGGAGAACGGCGTCTCGATCGGCGTGATCGCCACGCCCGCGGGCGCCGCCCAGCAGGTCTGCGACCGGCTCGTCGCCGCCGGCGTCACCTCGATCCTCAACTTCGCGCCGACCGTCCTGTCGGTGCCGGACGGCGTCGACGTGCGCAAGGTCGACCTCTCCATCGAGCTGCAGATCCTCGCCTTCCACGAGCAGCGCAAGGCCGGCGAGGAGGCCGCGACCGACGGCGCGCTGCCCTCCGCGTCCGCCGCCTCAGCCGCTGCCGCCGCGGCCCGCAAGCAGTCCGCCGACCAGGGACCCGACGGGGACGTGCCCGCCGTGATGCCGGCATGAGCCTCCTCGTCGTCGGACTGAGCCACCGCAGCGCCCCGGTCAGCGTCCTGGAGCGGGCCTCCCTCAGCGCGGACGCCCAGTCCAAGCTGCTCCAGGACACGGTCGCCGCCGAACCGGCCACCGAGGCCGCCCTGCTGGCCACCTGCAACCGCATCGAGCTGTACGCCGACGTGGACAAGTTCCACGCCGGTGTCGCCGAGCTGTCCACGCTGCTCGCCCAGCACAGCGGGGTCGGCCTGGAGGAGCTCACTCCGTACCTCTACGTGCACTACGAGGACCGGGCCGTCCACCACCTGTTCTCGGTGGCCTGCGGCCTGGACTCGATGGTCGTCGGCGAGGGCCAGATCCTCGGGCAGATAAAGGACTCCCTGGCCAAGGCCCAGGACCTGCACACCGCCGGCCGCCTGCTGAACGACCTGTTCCAGCAGGCCCTGCGCGTCGGCAAGCGCGCGCACTCCGAGACCGCCATCGACCGCGCCGGACAGTCCCTGGTCACCTTCGGCCTGGAGCAGCTGTCCGCCGGCGCCGACGTCGCCACCTGGGCGCGCGGCAAGAAGGCCCTGGTCATCGGCGCCGGTTCGATGTCCTCGCTGGCCGCCGCGACGCTCGCGCGCGCCGGGGTCGGCGAGATCGTGATCGCCAACCGTACGCAGGACCGCGCCGAGCGCCTCGTGCAGATCCTCACGGAGGGCGACGACACGGACGTGCTGGCCCGCGCGGTACCGATGGACGCGGTGCCGCTCGAGCTGACACGTGCCGACGTCGCCGTCTCCTGTACGGGTGCGACGGGGCTCGTCCTGACGGCCGAGACGATCGCCACCGCGGTCGAGGACCGCACCGGGCGCCCCGCCGCGGTCGGCGAAGCCGCCGAGGAGACAGGCGACAGCGAACGTACGGGCGACAGTGGCCGCACCGCCGACAGCGGTCGTTCGGCGGTGAAGACGGACGTCCGGGAGACGCGGGAGACGCCGCTGCCGCCCGCCACCGTCGGCGCGGAGGAGGGCTGCCCGCTCGACCTGGCCACCGTGGAGCCCGGCTTCTCCCTGCTGGGCGAGTCCGCCGTCGCCGGCATGGACGCCGCCACCCTGGAGCAGCACGGCACCTGGGTCGACAACGGGACCGTCGACCGCCGCGAGTCCGCCCGCCGCAGCGCCGAGGCCGACGCCGAGCTGATCACCGTGCTCGCCGCGACCGCGGCCACCCTCGGCCGGGTCCCCGAGCGCCGCAAGCCCGAGCCGGTGGCCACCGCGCCGCGGCCCGAGCCGGTCCTCTTCCTCCTGGACCTCGCCATGCCGCGCGACGTCGACGCGGCCGTGCACCGGCTGGCCGGGGTCCGCCTGGCCGACATCGAGTCCCTCGCCGCTGCCTCCGTCGACGCGCCGATGGCGTCCGACGTCGACCAGGTCCGCCGCATCGTTTCCGACGAGGTCGCCGCCTTCGGCGCGGCCCAGCGGGCGGCGCACATCACGCCCACGGTCGTGGCCCTGCGCACCATGGCCGCCGATGTCGTCGCCGCCGAGATCGCCCGCCTGGAGGGGCGGCTGCCCGGCCTCGACGACAAGCACCGGGCGGAGATCACCCAGACCGTGCGGCGCGTCGTCGACAAGCTGCTGCACGCGCCCACCGTCAGGGTCAAGCAGCTCGCGGCCGAGCCCGGCGGCGCCGGGTACGCGGACGCGCTGCGCACCCTGTTCGACCTCGACCCCGAGACGGTGGCCTCCGTCTCCCGGGCCGACAACGACTCCGAGAAGAACGGCAAGAACCGAGGGCCGGCATGAGTAACAACCCACTGAGGCTCGGGACCAGGCGCAGCAAGCTCGCCATGGCCCAGTCCGGGCAGGTGGCGAACGCCGTGAGCCAGGTGACCGGACGGCCCGTCGAGCTCGTCGAGATCACCACCTACGGCGACACCTCCCGCGAGCACCTCGCGCAGATCGGCGGCACGGGTGTGTTCGTCACGGCGCTGCGTGACGCGCTGCTGCGGGGCGAGGTCGACTTCGCGGTTCATTCGCTCAAGGACCTGCCCACCGCGCAGCCCGAGGACCTCGTCCTGGCCGCCGTGCCCGTGCGCGAGGACCCGCGCGACGTGATCGTCGCCCGGGACGCGCTGAAGTTCACCGACCTGCCGCGCGGGGCCCGCATAGGCACCGGCTCACCGCGCCGGGCGTCCCAGCTCAACGCGTACGCGCGCAGCCACGGCCTGGACATCGAGACGGTCCCGATCCGGGGCAACGTCGACACGCGGATCGGTTTCGTCCACAAGGGCGAGCTCGACGCGGTCGTCCTCGCCGCCGCCGGACTGAACCGCATAGGCCGCAGCGACGAGGTGACCGACTTCCTGTCGGTCGACATGGTTCTGCCCGCCCCCGGCCAGGGGGCACTGGCGATCGAATGCGCCGCCGGCCAGGCGGACCTGATCGCCGCGCTCACCGTGCTCGACGACCCGCTCACGCGGGCCGCCGTGACGGCCGAGCGGTCACTGCTCGCCGCCCTGGAGGCCGGTTGCAGCGCCCCTGTGGGCGCGCTGGCCGACCACTTGGCCGACGGGCAGATTGTCAAGGAAATGCGCCTGCGCGGCGTCGTCGGCACGACCGACGGCACCACGCTGGTGCAGCTGTCCACCACCGGTCCCGTGCCCGAGACGCACGACCAAGCGCTGGCGCTCGGTCGCGAACTCGCCACCGAGATGCTTGCCCAGGGCGCGGCCGGTCTGATGGGGGAGCGAGCACATTGAGCCCCACCACCCTTTCCGCCGGTCCAGAGCACGGTCACGTCACCTTCCTCGGTGCCGGACCCGGAGATCCGGGACTGCTGACACTGCGCGCCGTCGAGGCGCTGGCGAACGCGGACGTCCTCGTCGCCGAGCACGAGGTGCTCGACGTCGTACGCACGCACGCCCGGCAGGGCGTCGCCGTCGTGCACACGGACCCGGGTCCTTCGTCGGACCCGCTTCCGGGCACGGGCACGCCCCAGCTCACGGTCGTTGACGGCACGTCAACCACCGCTGGGGTCCCCGCTGTGCGGGATGCCGCACATCTTGTCATGGAGGCCGCGCGGGGCGGCAGGCGGGTCGTCCGTGCGGTGTCCGGGGACCCGGGACTGGATACGTACGCCGCCGCCGAAATGCTCGCCTGCGCGGCGGCCGGGGTGCCCTTCGAGGTCGTCCCCGGCATCGCGACCGCCGTCGGCGTGCCCGCGTACGCCGGTGTGCCGCTGCGGGACGCGCAGGGCGCGGACGTCCGCTTCGTGGACGCCCGTACGGCCTCCGACCGCTGCTGGACGGAGGTCGGCGCCTCGGACGGCACGGTGGTGGTGTCCACCACGCTCGACTCGGTCGCCGCGGCGGCCGGCGAGCTGGTGTCCGCCGGCCGCAAGCCGGACACCCCGCTGACGGTCACCGTCGCCGGTACGACCACGCGCCAGCGCACCTGGACGGCCACCCTCGGGACCATCGCCCAGATGCTGAAGCAGGCCAAGGTCCTGCCGTCCCCGGACGGCGGACGGCCGGTGATAGCCGTGGTCGGCGAGCGTTCCGCGGCCGCCCAGCGCGACCAGCTGTCGTGGTTCGAGTCCAAGCCGCTGTTCGGCTGGCGGGTCCTCGTACCGCGCACCAAGGAGCAGGCGGCGTCGCTCTCCGACCAGCTGCGGTCCTACGGGGCCGTCCCGCACGAGGTCCCGACGATCGCCGTCGAGCCGCCGCGCACGCCCCAGCAGATGGAGCGGGCGGTCAAGGGCCTGGTGACCGGCCGCTACGAGTGGATCGCGTTCACGTCGGTCAACGCGGTGAAGGCGGTGCGGGAGAAGTTCGAGGAGTACGGTCTCGACGCCCGCGCCTTCGCCGGCATCAAGGTGGCCGCGGTCGGCGAACAGACGGCGAAGGCGCTGGTGGCCTTCGGCGTCAAGCCTGACCTGGTCCCGTCCGGCGAGCAGTCGGCGGCGGGCCTGCTGGAGGACTGGCCGCCGTACGACCCGGTCTTCGACCCGATCGACCGGGTGTTCCTGCCGCGGGCGGACATCGCCACCGAGACCCTGGTGGCCGGTCTGATCGAACTGGGCTGGGAGGTCGACGACGTCACGGCCTACCGCACCGTCCGCGCCTCGCCGCCCCCGGCCGAGACCCGGGAGGCCATCAAGGGCGGCGGCTTCGACGCGGTGCTGTTCACCTCGTCGTCGACGGTCCGGAACCTGGTCGGCATCGCCGGCAAGCCGCACAACGTGACCGTGATCGCCTGTATCGGCCCGGCCACGGCCAAGACGGCCGAGGAGCACGGTCTGCGCGTCGACGTGATGGCCCCGGAGCCGTCCGCCCTCAAGCTGGCGGAGGCCCTGGCCGAGTTCGGCGCCCGCCGCCGCACCGCCGCCCTCGAAGCGGGCGACCCGGTGACCCGCCCGAGCGAACGCCGCCCGGGGGCACGACGGAGGCGCTCCACGACGTGAGGTCGTGAGACGGGGCGTGGTGGCGGAGCGGGCCGTAGGGCACGTTCCGCCACCAGGCGTTGCCGCTTCGCCGCGCTGTTGAGGACCGCGGCACCGCACGATCGTCAGGAGCTATGCGGCGTCGGGGCCGTCGAGAAAGCGAAGCAGTACGGCGGCCTCCGCGCGGAGCCGTGCGGCTCGGTCAGCGTGCGCGGGCGCGGTCAACTGCGCCGCGACCTTCAGTCGCTCGGCGGCCTCGGCGCGCACCACATCCGCCACATTGCGCTCGCTCAGCTCACGTCGCGCTGCTTCGGTGACGCCGACGCCGACCGGCGACTGCTCAAGGGCCAGGCCGCGGAGCTCGGCCTCACCCACGGACACCGCCTCGGCGTTGTCCAGCGCGGCGAGCGTTGCGCGCAGGGCGCTCACCGCGGCCTTGTCACGGGCGCGCATCGCTTCCGGCAGTGCCTGACGCATACGAAGACGTAAAGACATGCGGTGACCTTACGGGGGCGCCCGGCGACCCACAACGCGATAACCGGAGTGCCAGTTGTTGCGGGCCATGAGGTTGGTGGCGCCGACGGGGTGTCGGGCAGTGCCCTCAGATCTTCGAGGGTCGTTCAGGGCGCTGGGTGAGTCTGGTGCTGAGGTCCCAGAGCTTCTGCTGGATGCTCGGATCGTAGGCATCGGCGTGTGCCCTTGCGGCACGGGTGCGGTCGTAGAACTGCCCGGTCACCCCGTCGAGTTCGGGGGCGAGGATGAGGCGCAGGGTGGCCTGCAGGCCGGTTTCGAGGGAGTCGATGCTGTAACCGACCGAATCCAGGACCATCTTGGTCGGCATGTAGGTGGCCGGGTGCAGGCTGTTGACCGTGACCCGGTGCGGGTCGAGTTGTCGGGCGAGCGCGAAGCCGGTGGTGATCATGGCCAGTTTGGACTGGCCATATGCGCGCGTGCCCGAGTAGCCGTGTTCGAGGGTGGGGTCGTCGAAGTTGATGGGGGCCTGGCCGATCGAAGCGACGTTGACGATACGGGCGGGAGCTCCGCGGTCGAGCAGCGGCAGCAGGCGCTGGGTCAGCGCGAACGGGGCGAGATGGTTGACCGCGAAGCGGAGTTCGTGCCCGTCGACGGTGAGTCGGCGGTCGGTCCCGTCGGGTTCGCCGCCGCCGATGCCGGCGTTGTTGACCAGCACCGAGATGTGATCGGTGAACTCGGTGATTTCGTCCGCAAGGCGGTGCACTTGCGCCGGCTCGGAGAAGTCGGCTCGGATCGTGTGGATCGAGGCTGGTGCATCGGCCAGCTCGGTGGCCAGTTCGTCGAGCCGGCTCTGGTTGCGTCCGTGGAGGATGAGCGTCGTTGCGGGCCGGCGTGCGAGGGCGCCGCTGAGTGCGCGGCCCAGTCCGTCGGTTGCTCCGGTGATGACGATGGTTCGATCGGGCATGCGCTACTCCTGGCCGGGGTGTTCGTTCAGCAGTCGTCGGACGGCGGTGATGTCGTCCTGGCCGAGCAGGCGCTCGGTGGCGAGGACCCGGTACCAGATCAGGCCGAACACCAGGTCGGCGGCGAAGGCTGCGGTCAGGTGAGCGGGCTTGTCGCCGCGGGCCGCGGACCGCTCGACGATGGTCTCGAGCGCGGCCCTGCGTTTGCTCAGGAAGCCGTCCTGGAAGCGGCGCCGGAAGTCTGCGTCGCGCTGCGCCTCGGCCATCAGGGAGCGCAGGACGGGGACCACCCCTGGGAAGGCCATCAGGGCGGCGGAGTCACGCAGGAACGCGTCCAGCTCCGCGTCGAATGAACCCTGGTCCGCGGTGGAGACCTTCAGATCTGCCTTGAGCGCCAGGGCTTCGAGCAGGACGTCCGCCTTTGTGGGCCACCAGCGGTACACGGTCTGCTTGCCTGCTCCGGCGCGGGCGGCGATGCCCTCGATGGTGAGGTCGGGGAAGCCGACCTCGGTCGTGAGCTCGTAGGCCGCGGTGAGGATCGCAAGCCTCGTCTGCTCGCTTCGCTTGCGGCCGCGGGCGGGTGTCGTAGCGCCGGTCATGTGGGTCAGCCTATCCATTATCGAGACGTCACGTCTAGAAATGGTGCTACGCTCACACGAGACGTCACGTCTCGAAATAAGGAGCTGGCATGGCCACTGCACTCGTGATCGGTGGTACGTCGGGGGTCGGCCTGGCGGTCGCGCGACAACTCACCAGCCGAGGACACGAGGTTCACATCGCCGGACGAAACGCAGAGCGGCTCAACCGGGCAACCGCGGCCATCGGCGGAGATGTCCACGGGCACGTTCTCGACGCCGCCGATGCGGAGGCGGCCGCCGCGCTCGCGGCGAAGATCGCCCCGATCCGCCACCTCGTCATCACCCTCGCCGGCAAGGGCGGCGCCGGCCCGTTCGGCGACTTGCCGCTCGACGGCCTGCGGCAGGCGTTCGAGGAGAAGTACTGGCCCACCGTCACCGCACTCCAGGCCTCGCTCGCTCATCTCAGCGAGGACGCCTCGATCACCCTCGTCGGAGCCGTCACAGCGAGGGCTGCCCTGCCCGGCACCGCCGGGATCGGCTCGCTCAACGCCGCCGTCGAAGGGCTCGTCCAACCGCTCGCCGCCGAACTGGCGCCAATCCGGGTCAACGCCGTCTCGCCGGGATACGTCGACACGCCCTGGTGGGACGGACTCGCCGCCGAGGACCGATCCGCGTTCTTCAAGCAGGCCGCCGACGCCCTGCCCACCAAGCGCATAGCCACCGCCCCGGATGTCGCCGAGGCCATCGTGCTGCTGGCCACCAACCCCAACATCACTGGAACCGTCATCGAAACAGATGGCGGCGCACGCCTCACTGCCTGACACTTCTTCGCCATTGCCCAGCCGCCACACCGTCGTGACTCGGAACGGCTTCGGCGAGCAAGTGACGGCCTGCACGCGGAACGGGGCCGCGAGCCGCTGCTCGCGGCCCGGTTCCAGACCTGCCCCGGCTGCGAACGCGCCTTCCGCGCGCCGCAACCGGGCCGCTGTCGTGACTGCCGATCCGGTCCACAGGGTGCCCAGGCGGTTGCCGACTCGGCCCGCGCCGCCTGAGCGTGCTGGAGCGCGCCACCGTCAGAGGCTGCGGGCGGTGATGTCGCCGTGGGAGGTGGTGGCGCGGATGTCGAGTTCGGCGGTGCCGTCGTTCTTGAGGGAGTTGGTGACGCGGCCGTAGGCGGTGCCGGCGTCCAGGGTGGCCGAGACGCCCGTCGCGGCGCCGACCGTGATGTCGCCGGACTGGGTGCGCAGCACGACCGAGCCGCGCACGGCCTCGCCGATCCGGATGTCACCCCTCGCCGTGCTGATCTCCGCGGGGCCGCCCAGCCGGCCGACCTCGACGTCGCCGTCGGTCGCAGTGAGTCGCATGCTCGCGGCCTCGTCGATCTTGATCTGGCGGTACGCGCCTTGGAAGGCGACGTCGCCTAGGCGGCCGACGGCGCGGAACTCGCAGGCGGCGGTCCTGGCCTCGATGCGGGAGCCGGCCGGCAGCTGGACGGTGACCTCCAGGGACCCGGAGGGGCCGAAGAGCTGGTTCCCGCGCTCGGGGACCTGGATCCGCAGAACGCCGTCGGCGTAGGCGACGGTGGTCCGCTCGGCGGTCTGGACGTCGCGGCTCTTGGAGGGGTTGGCGGGCAGGACCTCGACGGTGGTGTCGGCGCGGTCGGCGGCGATGAACTGGACGCGTCCGGCGGGGACGTCCAGGACGGCGGAGATCGGGGCGGGGGTGTCGAACTTCTGCATCATGCTCTCCGGTGCTCGGGTCGTTGTTTCTGACATTGGAAACGCTACGTTGCTTTCCAATCCATGACAACAACTTCGTTGCGTCGGAGTGAGATGTGTGCAGCTCAGAACATGGAAACTATTGCAACGGTCCTGCGGGTAACGCAACGAACGGCATCGCTCGCCGTTGCAATGAAGGGACGTGAACGCAATGGTGGGGAGACAGGGCCGGCACGCGGGTGGCCGGCCGTCTCGATCGCCGTGTCACACTCGGCGGCGCGCAGCCCTCTTGGACGGTGTCAGGAACCACGAGGGGATGCTCTATGAAGATCGTGATTTTCGGGGCCAACGGCCCCACCGGGCGGCAGGCAACCGAGCAGGCCCTGGCCGCGGGGCACAGGGTCACCGCCGTCACGCGCCGGCCCGGCGACTTCCCGCTGAGCGGTGCTCTTCTGCGCGTCGTCGGTGCGGACGTGCATGATCCCGCCGCGGTCGAGGGTGCGGTGGAAGGCCAGGACGCGGTGATCTCGACGCTCGGGGTTCCCTTCAGCCGAGACCCCGTCACGGTGTACAGCGCGGGCGCCGCCCACATCGTCCAGGCCATGGCCGGGCACGGCGTCACCCGCCTGGTCTGCGTGACCTCCACCACCGTCAGCGGGCAGGAGTCTCCCGGTGAGGGGATCTTCTTCCGCAAGGTGCTGGAGCCGTTCGTCGCGCGCTTCGTCGGGCGCACCGTGTACGACGACATGCGGCGCTCGGAGGAGATCGTGCGGGGCAGCGACCGTGACTGGACGATCATCCGTCCCGCCGGCCTCTTCGACACCGCTGCCGTCAGTGACTACCGGATGGCCGCCGGGCCGCGGCTGCCCGGCCGGTTCACCTCCCGGGCGGACCTGGCGCACGCGTTGCTGCGCCAGGTGGCCGACGACCGTGACGTGCGGGCGGTGGTCGAGGTGCGCACCGTGGAGGGGACCCCCGGTTTCCTCGACCTCATCCGCAAGGAGGCCTTCGGCGGCGGGAAGAAGGGCCCGGCCCGCACGGAACGGCGTACCGACGCGGGCCGCACCGCGACCGGGCGCGGCGTCTCGGCCTGAGTCCTCCGCACCTCGGTCCGCCGGGAGGGTGGTCCCCGGGAGGGGCCCCCGGCGGCCGGACCGGGGGGACCTGTCAACGAGCCTCGTCCTCAGGGGAGTCGTCGGGTACGACATGGGTCAGCTTCTCGGGGTTGGTGACGGCGTAGATGCCCGAGACCCGTGTTTCGTCGGGGCTGAGGTCGATGACCATGACGGCGAAGGGGGCGTCGCCGGCGAACAGCAGCGCGGACGGGTCGCCGTTGACGGACTGGTAGCGAACGTCGATGTCCTGCGGCCTGCGGGAGGCGACCCCGGCGATCAGGCGGGCGACCTTCTCGCGGCCGTGCACCGGGCGCAGGGCCGCTTGCCGGACCCTGCCTCCGCCGTCGGTCCACATGGTGACGTCCGGCGCCAGGATCTCCATGAGCGCGTCGAGGTCGCCGCCGAGCGCGGCGTCGAGGAACCGCTCGGTGACCTGTCGCTGCACGCGCGGGTCGGCCTGGTAGCGGGGACGACGGCTCTGGACGTGCTCGCGGGCGCGGTGGGCGAGTTGGCGTACGGCGGAGGGGGTGCGGTCGAGGATCTCCGCGATCTCGGTGTGGTGGTAGCCGAACACCTCGTGCAGGACGAACACGGTGCGTTCCAGAGGGGTGAGGGTCTCCAGGACGACGAGCAGTGCCATCGACACCGCTTCGGCCCGTAGGGCCGGATCGGCGGCGTCGGGCGCGTCGGCGGCCTCGGTGACCAGGGGTTCGGGAAGCCACGGCCCGACATAGGTCTCCCGGCGGCGGCTGATGGCGGCCTGCCGCGCGAGGGCGGCGTTCACCGCGATCCGTACCAGGTAGGCGCGCGGATTGACGATCTGCTCCGCGTTCGCGTCCTGGCTCCTGGGCGCCCACGACAGCCAGGTCTCCTGCAGCACGTCCTCCGTGTCGGCCACACTCCCCAGCAGGTTGTAGACGATGGAGAAGAGCAGTTCGTGGTGGGCGGCGAACACCTTTGTCGCGGTGTCCTCGGGGCTGTCGGGCATCGGCGGACCTCTCTCCTCGAGTTTCCTGCTGAGAGGTTCGACGGCAGTAGAAGTGTGACATCCCGGCCCCGGACGATTGACGGTCCTGATGGACCTGATGGACCTGATGGACCTGATGGACCTGACGGTCCTGATGGATCTGATGGATCTGTGGACCGGGGGAGTGGCGACGGAAGTGGTCACGCGGCCGTGACTTTACCTTCGGCCGTAGGGTAATCTTTAGGTAAAGAGATGCCCTTGCCCGGTGTCGGGCGACGGGCTGAAGCCGCAGGTCCAGGATCCAGGAGGCACGGTGTTCGATCGTCGTACGGAAGCGGAAATGAGGCTCCACTCGGAAAAGCTGGCCAGGGAACTCTCCATGGCGAAGCAGCGCGAGCGAGACCGCGAGAAGGAACTCGTCACCCATGCGCCACCTCGGGGCGGCGAAGAGCGGGCGGTCGCGGAATCGGAAGCCGCTGCGGAGGCCGCTACGGAAGCGAATACGGGCGCCGATCCCTCTGGCTGAGGTGGCACCGGTAATGCCCGGGGGGGTACGAGGTGTTCCCCGTACCCCCCGAGAATGTGCAGCCGGTGGGCTGCTATTCGTGCGGTGCCTGCAAGGCGGCGACTCGCCACTCGACCGCTGTGTCCGTGGTCAGTTGCAGGGTCGAGTCGGCCGGACGGAGTGCTCCTCGGCTGTTGTAGATGGCCTCGGGGTTCGCCGCGCAGGTCGCGATGCGCAGCAGCAGCCGTCCGGATTTGTCGGTCACCTTCAGTGGCCCATTTCCGAGGCAACTCACGGCGATGACGAAGTCGCCGCTCTTTCCCTCGCCCGGAACGGGAAGGGAAGAGTTCCCCTTTCCGCGGGTGTTGAGGAGTGTCTTCGCCTCGGAGACGGATTGCCCGTAGGTGTTGGGGTCGACGAGGTTGGCGCCTTGCCGGGCGGAGCCGGTGGGAGAGGCCGGCGCGGACGACGTCGGTGTGGAGGGCGTGTGCCCGGAGTGGCTGCACGCCGCCAGGCCGAGCAGAAGCACCGCGGACCCGGCCGCGCGCAGCCGCCTCACGAGGTGTGCCAGAACGTGGGGACGTGGTACGGGAAGACGGCCGTGCCCTGGCGGCTCACGATCCACTTGCAGGCGCCGTTGTAGGAGCCGTACTCCCAGTGCATGCTCTTTTCGTCGGCGCCCGCGTGCAGGTAGCCGACGCTGGTGTTGACCTTCCAGGTGGCGGAGTAGGTCACCTGGGTCGTGATGGCCTTGGCGAGCGACAGGCTCACCGATTCCTTGGCGCTGGCGAAGATTGCGCTTTCCTCCGCGGTCACCGTTCCGGTGACGGTTCCCGTGACGGTCTTGCCCTTGGTGATGGCAATGCCGATGGTCTCGTCTCTCGTGCCCTCGACGCTGCTCACCATGTCGTGGTACTTGTGCTTGACGGCACTGAAGGCGTAACCCGGGTCCGGCGGGCAGCCATTCGGAATCCGCGGTGCGGCCTTGCCGGCGCTGTCCGCGAATGCCACCCCGGTCAGTTGGGTGGTTCCCAGAAGAGCGAGAGCCGCCGAGGCGCCGACAAGCGCGACGGCGCGCTGAGCATTCTTCTTCATTTTTCCCCCAGTAAGACCGAACGGAACTCGTCCGGCCCTGTGGTCGGGCGGCTACTTCCGAGCCGCGCTGGCATGAGCATGCCCTTGTCTGATTGCCGCGTCAAGAAAAACATTGGTAGTAGCGGATATCTCAAATCCACCTCAAATACGGGGTGTTGGGGGGCGGGGCTCCGGCGCGGTCCCGGGCGGGCGTCCCCAGCTCCGCCTGGCAGCTCCTCGGCCGGCGAACCGGCCGCCATCGCCGCCGTGCCCGGCACCGGGATAAGGTCGGCGCATGACGCGTCGCCGCAGGCATGACAAGGTCGCCGGGCTGCCGCGAGACCCTCGGGCCGACCACTACCCCATGCCGCCCGTCCCCCACGGCTGGTACGCCGTCCTGCGCAGCGACGAGCTGCGGCCGGGCAAGGTCGTCAGCCTCCACTACTTCGGGCGCGCCCTCATCGCCTTCCGCGCGGCGGACGGGCGGGCGGCCGTGCGGGACGCCCACTGTCCGCACTACGGGGCGCATCTGGGGGTGGGCGGAAAGGTCGTGGACGGGGAGGTCGAGTGCCCGTTCCACGGGTGGCGGTTCGACGCGGACGGCCGGTGCACGCACGCCCCGTACGCGGTCCGGACCCCGAAGGTGTCCATCGGAGGCTTCCCGGTCCGGGAGCACAGCGGGCTCGTCCTCGTCCACTACGGCTCCGACGACGCGGCGAAGGCGCCGGAGTGGGACGTACCGGAGATTCCTGAGGCGACCTCCCGGGACTTCGCCGCGCCCGTCGACGACGTGTGCCGCTCACGCATCCACATCCAGGAGATGCGCGAGAACATCGTCGACGAGTCCCACTTCACCCACATCCACGGTCAGAGCGAGCCCCCCGTCCTGGAGTTGCGGCCCGACGGTCCCTTCGCGGAGGTCCGCAGCCGCTTCCGGCGGCGCGTTCTCGGCTGGGACGTGGACAACACCTTCGACGTGTTCATGTACGGGCCCGGTGTGATGGTGGTGCGCGTCCACGGGTCTTTTCTGTCGCTGACGGCCATCGCGCTCACCACGCCCGTCGACGACCGCACGAGCGAGCTGCGGATGCTGTACTACATCCGCAAACCGGCCCGGCTGCCCTTCCTGACCCCTCTGCTCAAGCTGGTCTTCCGCGCGGAGGCACTGGGCGAGGTCCGTGAGGAGGCGCGCATCTGGGACCACAAGATCCACCAGCAGCGTCCCGTCCTGCTCCCGCACGAGAACGGGATCCGGGCACTGCGCCGCTGGTACGCCCAGTTCTACCCGCCCGCCGACGGGCCGGGGGAGGAGTGGCCGGGGCACCCGCGGGCCGACTCCGCGTCGGCAAAGGCACCGGACCGGCGGGCGTAGCGTAGAGGGCATGACGAAGTACGGATCCTTTCCCG encodes:
- a CDS encoding SDR family oxidoreductase, which gives rise to MATALVIGGTSGVGLAVARQLTSRGHEVHIAGRNAERLNRATAAIGGDVHGHVLDAADAEAAAALAAKIAPIRHLVITLAGKGGAGPFGDLPLDGLRQAFEEKYWPTVTALQASLAHLSEDASITLVGAVTARAALPGTAGIGSLNAAVEGLVQPLAAELAPIRVNAVSPGYVDTPWWDGLAAEDRSAFFKQAADALPTKRIATAPDVAEAIVLLATNPNITGTVIETDGGARLTA
- a CDS encoding TetR/AcrR family transcriptional regulator codes for the protein MTGATTPARGRKRSEQTRLAILTAAYELTTEVGFPDLTIEGIAARAGAGKQTVYRWWPTKADVLLEALALKADLKVSTADQGSFDAELDAFLRDSAALMAFPGVVPVLRSLMAEAQRDADFRRRFQDGFLSKRRAALETIVERSAARGDKPAHLTAAFAADLVFGLIWYRVLATERLLGQDDITAVRRLLNEHPGQE
- a CDS encoding NAD(P)H-binding protein: MKIVIFGANGPTGRQATEQALAAGHRVTAVTRRPGDFPLSGALLRVVGADVHDPAAVEGAVEGQDAVISTLGVPFSRDPVTVYSAGAAHIVQAMAGHGVTRLVCVTSTTVSGQESPGEGIFFRKVLEPFVARFVGRTVYDDMRRSEEIVRGSDRDWTIIRPAGLFDTAAVSDYRMAAGPRLPGRFTSRADLAHALLRQVADDRDVRAVVEVRTVEGTPGFLDLIRKEAFGGGKKGPARTERRTDAGRTATGRGVSA
- the sigJ gene encoding RNA polymerase sigma factor SigJ, producing the protein MPDSPEDTATKVFAAHHELLFSIVYNLLGSVADTEDVLQETWLSWAPRSQDANAEQIVNPRAYLVRIAVNAALARQAAISRRRETYVGPWLPEPLVTEAADAPDAADPALRAEAVSMALLVVLETLTPLERTVFVLHEVFGYHHTEIAEILDRTPSAVRQLAHRAREHVQSRRPRYQADPRVQRQVTERFLDAALGGDLDALMEILAPDVTMWTDGGGRVRQAALRPVHGREKVARLIAGVASRRPQDIDVRYQSVNGDPSALLFAGDAPFAVMVIDLSPDETRVSGIYAVTNPEKLTHVVPDDSPEDEAR
- a CDS encoding Rieske 2Fe-2S domain-containing protein, with amino-acid sequence MTRRRRHDKVAGLPRDPRADHYPMPPVPHGWYAVLRSDELRPGKVVSLHYFGRALIAFRAADGRAAVRDAHCPHYGAHLGVGGKVVDGEVECPFHGWRFDADGRCTHAPYAVRTPKVSIGGFPVREHSGLVLVHYGSDDAAKAPEWDVPEIPEATSRDFAAPVDDVCRSRIHIQEMRENIVDESHFTHIHGQSEPPVLELRPDGPFAEVRSRFRRRVLGWDVDNTFDVFMYGPGVMVVRVHGSFLSLTAIALTTPVDDRTSELRMLYYIRKPARLPFLTPLLKLVFRAEALGEVREEARIWDHKIHQQRPVLLPHENGIRALRRWYAQFYPPADGPGEEWPGHPRADSASAKAPDRRA
- a CDS encoding DUF4097 family beta strand repeat-containing protein, which gives rise to MQKFDTPAPISAVLDVPAGRVQFIAADRADTTVEVLPANPSKSRDVQTAERTTVAYADGVLRIQVPERGNQLFGPSGSLEVTVQLPAGSRIEARTAACEFRAVGRLGDVAFQGAYRQIKIDEAASMRLTATDGDVEVGRLGGPAEISTARGDIRIGEAVRGSVVLRTQSGDITVGAATGVSATLDAGTAYGRVTNSLKNDGTAELDIRATTSHGDITARSL